A region of Lichenibacterium dinghuense DNA encodes the following proteins:
- a CDS encoding P-loop ATPase, Sll1717 family — MVRGPQQASKPRLPLSKVNFGKTDARNEVLTRDASALAQFKDSFLEPAGVTLDEFRFGERYVVFGAKGAGKTAFLRYLQLDVQASGCLTKFVTFSRDITEEERVRLAQISKIELIEQDGDPEQNAVSAWMLFIFREIAEFIDDNKKIFTSNRDTRYFRDLISKVYEGERKGFLSWVLETAKRGQFKVKAKHLEANLTGKPGETEREVPLDVIIRQCLSLLKELSWEGPRGIYLFFDELNLSFGSRIQHKRDAVLIRDLVIAIDRINSAFIELGTPLYVFAGIRSEVLTAVSVPTHEINKTLADRGRELRWFGSRANEQAPIVTLFERKINASEKAAQYEISNDVLGEYFQRSTFGMDPKALIVELTWCNPRDLILLFGEAAKGLGDERFSERTLAKSLEKYSIDAWAERSEELNVAYSATEIQSLRKLLVGFERYFSVRTFEERIMRQAQTDQNVKLFSRHSAARAISDQVGS, encoded by the coding sequence ATGGTCAGGGGTCCGCAGCAAGCCTCCAAGCCGCGTTTGCCGCTATCAAAGGTGAATTTCGGCAAGACGGATGCGAGAAACGAGGTGCTGACCCGTGATGCGTCAGCCCTGGCGCAGTTCAAAGACTCCTTCCTTGAACCTGCTGGTGTCACGTTAGACGAGTTCCGCTTCGGCGAGCGGTATGTTGTCTTTGGTGCGAAAGGTGCTGGAAAAACCGCCTTTCTCCGCTACCTTCAACTTGATGTTCAGGCGTCGGGATGTCTGACAAAATTTGTTACCTTTTCAAGGGATATCACTGAAGAGGAGCGGGTTCGGCTTGCTCAGATTTCCAAGATTGAGCTCATCGAGCAGGATGGTGATCCTGAGCAGAACGCAGTAAGCGCCTGGATGCTATTCATATTTCGAGAAATCGCTGAGTTTATCGATGATAACAAAAAGATATTTACCTCTAATCGAGATACACGGTATTTCAGAGATCTTATCTCTAAGGTCTATGAAGGTGAACGCAAGGGCTTTCTAAGCTGGGTTTTGGAAACTGCAAAGCGCGGTCAATTCAAGGTCAAAGCGAAACATTTAGAAGCAAATTTGACTGGAAAACCAGGAGAAACAGAACGAGAGGTGCCCCTTGATGTCATTATAAGACAGTGTCTGAGCTTGCTGAAGGAGCTTTCATGGGAGGGACCTCGCGGCATTTATCTGTTTTTTGACGAGTTAAATCTCTCTTTTGGATCTCGTATTCAGCACAAGCGCGATGCTGTTCTGATTAGAGATCTTGTGATAGCCATTGACCGCATTAATAGTGCGTTCATTGAGCTTGGAACTCCACTCTATGTTTTCGCAGGCATTCGTTCGGAGGTGCTTACGGCTGTCAGTGTTCCTACTCATGAAATAAACAAGACGCTCGCGGATAGAGGCAGAGAACTTCGCTGGTTCGGAAGCCGGGCGAACGAGCAGGCGCCTATTGTCACGTTATTTGAGCGTAAGATCAACGCTTCAGAGAAAGCTGCTCAGTATGAGATTTCCAATGATGTTTTAGGAGAGTATTTTCAAAGATCGACATTTGGAATGGATCCCAAAGCCTTGATTGTTGAGTTGACTTGGTGTAATCCTAGGGATTTGATACTATTATTCGGAGAAGCGGCAAAGGGACTAGGTGATGAGCGTTTCAGCGAGCGTACCCTCGCCAAATCGCTCGAAAAATACAGCATCGACGCCTGGGCGGAAAGAAGCGAGGAGCTCAATGTCGCTTATTCAGCAACAGAAATACAATCTCTTAGGAAGTTGCTAGTTGGATTTGAGAGGTATTTCAGCGTTAGGACCTTTGAGGAAAGGATTATGAGACAGGCACAGACAGATCAGAACGTGAAGCTTTTTAGCCGTCATTCTGCCGCTAGAGCTATTTCCGATCAGGTTGGGTCGTAG
- a CDS encoding bifunctional DNA primase/polymerase — translation MIPAPPRSGVPGLTPSEVRVALLGNRWGVLPIAEHDDTKKGAGKRPLLKAWATYAEFEADLPTLVDVHSWERQFQSYGDPTASGTGVPCGTVVGIDIDVRDAAKAGEIAGIAREVFGDTPFVRQGAAPKLLLVYRAAEPIAGGLYPPLDGFGGGVDVLADKKQFVAFGIHPGTGRRYEWIGRESPLTAEPQAAPEITGEQVAAFLNLVNGVVALSMSGGAGRGRKAGGGESAEIVRDAEGYVVDGREAYLTREIWGAANRLNQNGAVLTVEGIAAFAWERFSATARLDVEGRAWTHADAMVKARGTLDRITRRIISLPPRLDGVAATYPVDALPVAEAEAEVARHVGEFFTLCVPTHRNALALFRAGAGGLLAPESQAWVLKIETGIGKTERAIASVAGAACGGLNIGYAVPTVRLGEEVAVRFTKLGVDARVYRGRDQPDPERPGDAICLNPIAVRDAREAGARNVMEAVCEVRARSGRPATVCPRHAECGYMRQRAARPVVWIVPQALLFRGKPGALGSLDALVIDESFINGALPANPATLTLDLIEHAALPDDPASADTLDRARVLLVGALRSSLDGPVTRQALNDHGITAAVARAAREAESLRWVDPGITPATDPCDRARRAAEAGAVNREVKAMAGLWAEVERFLELNHVASGRLTLSRADENGARTIERRSLRPVHDTWRCPTLILDATAPTAELLSLALGMPVEMKASVSARWPAFGEVRQIVEAPVSATKLGLTAKPGNVEVYNDLIRIISLRARLAWPLTVAVVAQKSAIERLRAMGLPENVTTASFGALAGLDSMRAVRGLIVIGRPSPSLFAMEGNAAVFTGEPIPSAPVEPGKTRWFDKVPGGIRLADGRAWGIPCDRHADPIAEALRWQVCEAQLIQAVGRLRPLRRNALSPFFLDIIGDVVVPVTVDRVERWDDARLGPWSDMAARGVMLDKAGDAAIAYPDLAATRKAARVLTAAVTVAPTSIEESYIDLRATVSAVTYKRAGRFPVTDAFTLPGGPREPAAVREWLEANVGPMESVEVPARALDRLKLAGVVRSMDGDAPGDVWERVEARLGRTATAMERNAVKSAVMREGDARFVERKRWDDIEGADMLLPADCGVEGEDGEPIGPGGWRRHRAA, via the coding sequence ATGATCCCCGCGCCCCCGCGCTCCGGCGTCCCTGGCCTCACCCCATCCGAAGTTCGCGTCGCCCTTCTCGGGAACCGCTGGGGCGTTCTCCCAATCGCGGAACATGACGACACGAAGAAGGGCGCCGGCAAGCGTCCCCTTCTGAAAGCGTGGGCCACCTATGCCGAGTTTGAGGCCGACCTCCCTACGCTCGTCGACGTGCATTCGTGGGAGCGGCAGTTTCAAAGCTATGGCGACCCGACCGCCAGCGGGACCGGCGTGCCATGCGGGACTGTGGTCGGGATCGACATCGACGTGCGCGACGCTGCCAAGGCCGGCGAAATCGCAGGTATTGCGCGTGAGGTATTCGGCGACACGCCGTTTGTTCGGCAGGGTGCGGCGCCGAAGCTCTTGCTCGTCTATCGTGCGGCAGAGCCGATCGCGGGTGGCCTGTATCCGCCGCTCGATGGTTTCGGCGGCGGCGTTGATGTCCTCGCCGACAAAAAGCAGTTTGTCGCCTTCGGCATCCACCCCGGCACGGGTCGGCGCTATGAATGGATCGGCAGGGAAAGCCCGCTGACGGCCGAGCCGCAGGCCGCGCCCGAGATCACGGGCGAACAGGTTGCGGCGTTCCTGAACCTCGTGAACGGGGTTGTCGCCCTTTCCATGAGCGGCGGCGCTGGACGGGGCCGCAAGGCGGGCGGGGGCGAGTCGGCCGAGATCGTTCGTGATGCCGAGGGCTACGTCGTCGACGGTCGCGAAGCCTACCTAACTCGCGAGATATGGGGCGCGGCGAACCGCCTCAATCAAAACGGCGCCGTCCTGACTGTCGAAGGCATCGCAGCCTTTGCGTGGGAGCGGTTCAGTGCGACGGCGCGCCTCGACGTAGAAGGCCGGGCCTGGACCCATGCCGACGCCATGGTGAAGGCACGCGGCACGCTGGACCGGATCACGCGAAGGATCATCTCGCTTCCCCCGAGGCTCGACGGCGTCGCCGCGACCTACCCGGTCGACGCGCTGCCGGTCGCCGAGGCCGAAGCCGAGGTCGCGCGGCACGTCGGCGAGTTTTTCACCTTGTGCGTCCCAACCCATCGAAATGCCCTGGCGCTCTTCCGGGCGGGTGCCGGTGGCCTACTCGCGCCCGAAAGCCAAGCCTGGGTTCTGAAGATTGAGACCGGCATTGGGAAGACTGAGCGGGCAATCGCTTCTGTCGCCGGTGCCGCGTGCGGGGGGCTCAACATCGGGTATGCCGTCCCGACGGTGAGGCTGGGCGAGGAAGTCGCGGTGCGCTTCACGAAGCTCGGCGTCGATGCTCGCGTCTACCGCGGACGTGACCAGCCCGACCCCGAGCGCCCCGGCGACGCCATTTGTCTGAATCCGATTGCCGTCCGCGATGCCCGCGAGGCCGGCGCCCGGAACGTGATGGAGGCCGTTTGCGAGGTCCGCGCGAGGTCGGGGCGACCCGCGACCGTTTGCCCCCGGCACGCCGAATGCGGCTACATGCGCCAGCGTGCGGCTCGCCCTGTCGTGTGGATCGTTCCCCAGGCCCTGCTTTTCCGCGGCAAGCCGGGTGCCCTTGGCTCCCTCGACGCGCTCGTGATCGACGAGAGTTTCATCAACGGGGCGCTTCCCGCGAATCCGGCGACCCTGACCCTCGACCTGATCGAACATGCTGCCCTGCCCGACGATCCCGCTTCGGCCGACACCCTCGACAGGGCGCGCGTGCTACTCGTGGGGGCTCTTCGTTCCTCTCTCGACGGCCCGGTGACGCGGCAGGCCCTCAACGATCACGGTATCACGGCCGCCGTCGCCCGCGCGGCCCGTGAGGCCGAAAGCCTGCGATGGGTTGACCCCGGCATCACCCCGGCCACCGATCCCTGCGACCGCGCGCGGCGTGCCGCCGAAGCCGGCGCTGTCAATCGCGAGGTCAAGGCGATGGCGGGTTTGTGGGCCGAGGTTGAGCGGTTCCTCGAATTGAACCACGTCGCGAGCGGTCGCCTGACCCTGAGCCGAGCCGATGAGAACGGGGCGAGGACTATCGAGCGCCGATCGCTTCGACCCGTGCATGACACCTGGCGCTGCCCGACGCTGATCTTGGACGCCACCGCGCCGACCGCTGAGCTTCTGTCGCTCGCGCTCGGGATGCCTGTCGAAATGAAGGCCAGCGTTTCCGCTCGGTGGCCGGCGTTCGGCGAGGTTCGGCAGATCGTCGAGGCGCCCGTGAGCGCGACAAAGCTCGGCCTCACGGCCAAGCCTGGGAACGTCGAAGTCTATAACGATCTTATCAGGATCATAAGCCTTCGTGCCCGGCTTGCGTGGCCGCTGACCGTGGCCGTGGTCGCTCAAAAGAGCGCCATCGAACGATTGCGGGCCATGGGCCTGCCCGAGAACGTCACGACCGCGAGCTTCGGGGCTCTGGCGGGGCTCGACAGTATGCGGGCCGTGCGGGGCCTCATCGTCATCGGCCGCCCGTCGCCGAGCTTGTTCGCGATGGAGGGGAATGCCGCGGTTTTCACGGGTGAGCCGATCCCGAGCGCGCCTGTCGAGCCGGGAAAAACGCGATGGTTCGACAAGGTGCCCGGCGGCATCCGTCTCGCCGACGGACGCGCTTGGGGCATCCCGTGCGATCGCCACGCCGACCCGATCGCTGAGGCCCTTCGCTGGCAGGTTTGCGAGGCTCAGTTGATCCAGGCCGTGGGGCGGCTCCGCCCGCTCAGGCGTAACGCTCTCTCGCCATTCTTCCTCGACATCATCGGCGACGTGGTTGTTCCCGTCACGGTGGATCGCGTCGAGCGGTGGGACGATGCTCGCCTCGGGCCGTGGTCCGACATGGCCGCTCGCGGCGTGATGCTCGACAAGGCCGGGGACGCGGCCATCGCCTATCCCGACCTTGCCGCGACCCGGAAGGCCGCCCGCGTGCTGACTGCTGCCGTGACGGTGGCCCCCACGTCTATAGAAGAATCCTATATAGACCTGAGGGCCACCGTCAGCGCCGTGACCTACAAGCGGGCGGGTCGCTTCCCAGTGACCGATGCGTTCACCCTCCCTGGCGGCCCTCGCGAGCCTGCGGCCGTGCGGGAATGGCTTGAGGCAAATGTCGGCCCGATGGAGAGCGTCGAGGTTCCGGCGAGGGCCTTGGATCGGCTGAAGCTGGCGGGGGTCGTGAGGTCTATGGACGGCGATGCGCCGGGAGACGTGTGGGAGCGGGTCGAAGCTCGGCTCGGGCGGACTGCTACCGCGATGGAGCGCAACGCGGTCAAATCCGCTGTGATGCGTGAAGGCGATGCGAGGTTCGTCGAGCGCAAGCGTTGGGATGATATCGAGGGCGCTGACATGCTCTTGCCGGCTGACTGCGGCGTCGAGGGGGAGGATGGCGAGCCAATCGGGCCTGGGGGGTGGAGGAGGCATCGAGCGGCATGA
- a CDS encoding DUF6538 domain-containing protein, with protein MALKMAQPWRDPKSHAWNLRQRTPPEVVNKLRGETVMLPVGAGVAVGKVGATVQASLRTSDPRTAKERHAEADVDLRRLWDRHRSGLARLPAKQAAALAGTLYEAWTMADG; from the coding sequence ATGGCGTTGAAGATGGCCCAGCCCTGGCGAGATCCGAAGTCTCACGCTTGGAACCTGCGGCAGCGTACCCCTCCTGAAGTCGTGAACAAGCTCAGGGGCGAGACTGTGATGCTTCCCGTGGGCGCTGGCGTCGCTGTTGGGAAGGTCGGGGCGACGGTCCAGGCCAGCCTTCGCACTTCCGATCCGAGAACGGCGAAGGAGCGACATGCCGAGGCCGATGTAGATCTTCGGAGGCTCTGGGACAGGCACCGAAGTGGCCTCGCGCGCCTTCCGGCGAAGCAGGCAGCAGCGCTCGCGGGCACGCTGTACGAGGCTTGGACGATGGCGGATGGTTGA
- a CDS encoding IS630 family transposase (programmed frameshift), translating into MPRALSVDLRERVLAAVEAGSSCRQAAERFGVGIATAIRWQARFRAEGVVAAKPMGGDQRSRNIEAHAEMILQACEAEPQAYLRELRESLREKGVSTSTSGLHRFFVRHKISRKKRDLHAAEQSRSDVMKAREDWFEGQLDVDPERVVFLDETAAATNMTRRHGRARRGERCRIAVPHGHYKTTTVTAALRGSGPFAIELMDGATNGARFLAYVTDVLIPALKPGDTVVMDNLSAHKVKGVRETIETAGARLLYLPAYSPDFNPIENAFAKLKALLRTAAARTVTDLRVAIREAFTRFTPDECRNYLAAAGYDAYDPT; encoded by the exons ATGCCAAGAGCCCTGTCTGTGGACCTACGCGAGCGTGTTCTGGCCGCTGTCGAGGCGGGCTCCTCCTGCCGCCAGGCGGCCGAGCGTTTCGGTGTCGGGATCGCGACGGCGATCCGCTGGCAAGCCCGCTTCCGGGCCGAGGGCGTGGTCGCGGCCAAGCCGATGGGCGGAGACCAGCGCTCCCGCAACATCGAGGCCCACGCGGAGATGATCCTGCAGGCGTGCGAGGCGGAGCCGCAGGCGTACCTGCGCGAGCTGCGTGAAAGCTTGCGCGAGAAGGGTGTCAGCACGAGCACGAGCGGGCTGCACCGCTTCTTCGTGCGCCACAAGATCAGCCGTA AAAAAAGGGATCTGCACGCCGCCGAGCAAAGCCGTTCCGACGTGATGAAGGCGCGCGAGGACTGGTTCGAGGGTCAACTCGACGTGGACCCCGAGCGGGTCGTCTTTCTCGATGAGACAGCGGCGGCCACCAACATGACCCGCCGCCATGGCCGGGCGAGGCGTGGCGAGCGCTGCCGCATCGCGGTGCCGCACGGGCACTACAAGACCACCACGGTCACGGCGGCCCTGCGGGGAAGCGGTCCCTTTGCGATCGAACTGATGGACGGCGCCACAAACGGGGCGCGGTTTCTGGCCTACGTCACCGACGTCCTCATCCCGGCCCTCAAGCCCGGCGACACGGTCGTGATGGACAACCTGAGCGCTCACAAGGTGAAAGGCGTGCGGGAGACTATCGAAACAGCGGGGGCTCGCTTGCTCTACCTTCCGGCATACAGCCCTGACTTCAATCCTATCGAGAACGCCTTCGCCAAGCTGAAGGCCTTGCTTCGCACAGCGGCGGCCCGCACCGTCACGGATCTGCGCGTCGCCATCCGGGAAGCCTTTACCCGCTTCACTCCTGACGAGTGCCGCAACTACCTCGCCGCGGCTGGCTACGATGCCTACGACCCAACCTGA
- a CDS encoding ParB/RepB/Spo0J family partition protein, whose amino-acid sequence MSGIEITGAEQSQPDEMEAALRTLEAKASEPRPAVLPDALTIAAIERLEVLFQPRGETEQHIMELRRGLKRDGALAPLTVFQAGSTAFLVDGHHRWTAYKRERFAAPVPVVYFEGSAEEAVTFAGEANSQDKQPMTTGEKSDYAWRLVRCGRFSKSQTARASGTSKATVATMRRVKEALGPDAGGYATWWQAKAAKREQASPKSEDEWEAEQQRKADVIAGKLYAMFYNKLVKNTDVAAMALASHFGNQLGRLAKDLRQYVEEPEEDEDSDF is encoded by the coding sequence GTGAGCGGGATCGAGATCACCGGGGCGGAGCAGTCCCAGCCGGACGAGATGGAAGCGGCGCTGCGGACGTTGGAGGCGAAGGCCAGCGAACCCCGGCCGGCGGTGCTGCCGGACGCGCTCACCATCGCGGCTATCGAGAGGCTTGAGGTGCTGTTCCAGCCCCGAGGCGAGACGGAGCAGCACATCATGGAACTGCGGCGGGGGCTCAAGCGAGACGGCGCGCTGGCACCGCTCACGGTGTTTCAGGCGGGCAGCACGGCGTTCCTCGTGGACGGCCACCACCGATGGACAGCCTACAAACGGGAGCGGTTCGCGGCCCCCGTGCCGGTGGTCTACTTCGAGGGGTCGGCAGAGGAGGCCGTGACGTTCGCCGGCGAGGCCAACAGCCAAGACAAGCAGCCTATGACGACAGGCGAGAAGTCCGACTACGCTTGGCGCCTTGTGAGGTGCGGCCGGTTCAGCAAGTCGCAAACGGCGCGGGCATCCGGCACCAGCAAGGCGACAGTCGCCACGATGCGACGAGTGAAGGAAGCCCTTGGGCCGGATGCGGGCGGGTACGCTACATGGTGGCAGGCGAAGGCAGCGAAACGGGAGCAGGCTTCGCCAAAGAGTGAAGATGAATGGGAAGCGGAGCAACAGCGTAAAGCCGATGTCATAGCGGGCAAGCTCTACGCCATGTTCTATAACAAGCTCGTGAAGAACACGGACGTTGCGGCGATGGCTCTTGCTAGTCACTTTGGGAACCAGCTTGGGCGACTTGCAAAGGACTTGAGGCAGTACGTCGAGGAGCCCGAGGAAGACGAAGACTCCGATTTTTAG
- a CDS encoding TIR domain-containing protein, whose protein sequence is MSVLMSAQDELRAIAERLEDASRRKEYVEAKSALEELQKAAAMAEAAFCGSWLGYHSCVYYKNIESPPVGAHFSQKWGFKARAGSDDTIGDWEVYDRVRLIDELKAKAGSYSFEALAIAGHETTLLLKNEQNNVESIIASQGYARSDTFVDKITKEIAGIRSLDRSQIERAFAPKGEIISSDVEAMDGGIRVPPHVTVTSLVLSYKAPFKACENAGRLCRTLAVHLERIDKKDRREARIGTNVFIGHGRSKDWRELKDFVVERLHLPFDEFNRVPIAGVTNIARLQEMLDSAAIAFVIMTAEDELADGAVQARQNVIHEVGLFQGRLGFTKAIVLFEEGCAEFSNIHGLGQIIYPRGRISATFEDIRRICEREGLIEA, encoded by the coding sequence GTGAGTGTCCTCATGTCAGCGCAAGATGAACTCAGAGCCATCGCCGAGCGGTTGGAAGATGCGTCCCGTCGTAAAGAGTATGTTGAGGCAAAATCTGCCCTAGAGGAATTGCAAAAGGCAGCTGCCATGGCTGAGGCAGCATTTTGTGGTTCGTGGCTGGGATATCATTCTTGCGTTTATTACAAAAATATCGAAAGCCCACCGGTCGGAGCGCATTTCAGTCAGAAATGGGGTTTTAAAGCGCGGGCCGGCTCAGACGATACAATAGGAGATTGGGAGGTCTATGATCGAGTGAGACTCATCGACGAGTTAAAAGCCAAAGCGGGGTCTTACTCTTTTGAAGCTCTTGCTATCGCGGGGCATGAGACAACCCTTCTGCTCAAGAACGAGCAAAACAATGTAGAGTCGATAATCGCGTCCCAAGGCTATGCTAGGTCTGACACGTTTGTTGACAAAATCACGAAAGAGATCGCCGGTATTAGATCGCTGGACCGATCTCAGATCGAACGGGCATTTGCGCCAAAAGGAGAGATTATCTCATCGGATGTTGAAGCCATGGACGGCGGCATTCGCGTCCCGCCCCATGTCACTGTTACCTCCCTTGTGCTTTCCTATAAAGCACCTTTCAAAGCTTGTGAGAATGCAGGACGACTTTGTAGAACGTTGGCGGTGCATCTCGAACGGATCGACAAGAAAGACCGGCGCGAGGCTCGGATTGGAACCAATGTGTTCATCGGCCATGGCCGATCGAAAGATTGGAGAGAACTGAAGGACTTTGTGGTCGAAAGGCTTCACCTGCCCTTCGATGAATTTAATAGAGTGCCGATCGCAGGTGTTACAAACATCGCCCGGTTGCAGGAAATGCTTGACAGTGCTGCGATCGCCTTTGTGATTATGACTGCGGAAGATGAACTAGCAGATGGTGCTGTGCAGGCGCGCCAGAATGTAATTCATGAGGTTGGGCTGTTCCAGGGCCGGCTCGGGTTTACGAAGGCCATTGTTCTTTTTGAGGAGGGATGTGCTGAGTTCAGCAATATACATGGCCTTGGTCAAATAATATATCCAAGAGGCCGTATATCAGCGACCTTTGAAGATATCAGGCGTATCTGTGAACGTGAGGGACTTATCGAAGCTTGA
- a CDS encoding TIR domain-containing protein encodes MPYLHNYRLFISHAWKYSDRYLRATRFLNEASNFQWTNYSVPEDKAFEGMNSAQLGEQMQRQIRPVQCVIIVSGMYVNHSDWIQYEMDYAKTVGKPILGIRRWGEKRTPQIVIDTADEMVAWNSSSIVSAIRRLVP; translated from the coding sequence ATGCCTTACCTGCATAACTATCGTCTCTTTATCAGTCATGCCTGGAAATATAGCGACCGGTATCTGCGGGCAACTCGCTTTCTCAATGAGGCAAGTAACTTTCAATGGACGAACTACTCTGTTCCAGAGGACAAGGCATTCGAGGGAATGAACTCTGCTCAACTTGGAGAACAAATGCAGCGGCAGATTCGACCCGTCCAGTGCGTAATTATTGTATCCGGGATGTATGTCAATCATAGTGATTGGATCCAATACGAGATGGATTATGCAAAAACAGTTGGCAAGCCGATCTTAGGAATTCGTCGCTGGGGAGAGAAGCGCACTCCGCAGATCGTGATCGATACCGCCGATGAAATGGTCGCTTGGAACTCTAGTTCGATTGTCTCTGCTATCCGTCGTCTGGTGCCGTAA
- a CDS encoding tyrosine-type recombinase/integrase, whose protein sequence is MPKLTKRIVDAAHAEGGKDLFVWDADVKGFGLKVTGAGSKSYVLQYRTPEGRPRRFKIGAHGSPWTCDEARGKAVEILRGLSAGVDPLEVKTAARTAETVADLVELYLADGPADRPNKKARSWELDRGNLTRHVVPLIGRKPIKLLTSDDVAKVQADIAAGKTAIDEKTGKHGRARVTGGKGTAARTVATVSAMLSFAVRRKLIPANPALGVVKFTGAKVERFLTERELGALMDGLTALEDAGGINAEMAGAIRLLALTACRKSEITGLRWDWIDFDAGCLRLPDSKTGAKVVPLASAALELLHELDSPDRTSPFVLPSTKTEGHIVGLQKAWVAVKEHATAMARDAAIASGKPAGRAPNFTGLRLHDLRHSFASIAVSNGVPLFVVGKVLGHKQASTTEIYAHLHDDPLRTATNSTGARIAGMMRPRRARTAEEPA, encoded by the coding sequence ATGCCGAAGCTGACGAAGAGGATCGTAGACGCAGCGCACGCCGAGGGGGGCAAGGACCTCTTTGTCTGGGACGCCGACGTGAAGGGCTTTGGCCTCAAGGTGACGGGCGCCGGGTCGAAGAGCTACGTCCTTCAGTACCGGACGCCCGAGGGCCGTCCGCGGCGTTTCAAAATCGGGGCGCATGGCTCCCCGTGGACGTGCGACGAAGCGCGGGGGAAGGCCGTCGAGATATTGCGCGGTCTGTCGGCGGGGGTCGACCCGTTGGAGGTCAAGACGGCGGCTCGCACGGCCGAGACGGTGGCCGACCTCGTCGAGTTATACCTCGCCGACGGCCCGGCGGATCGGCCGAACAAGAAAGCTCGCTCCTGGGAACTCGACCGCGGGAACCTGACCCGGCACGTTGTCCCGCTAATCGGCCGGAAGCCGATCAAGTTGCTGACCTCCGATGACGTGGCGAAGGTGCAAGCCGACATCGCGGCGGGTAAGACGGCGATCGACGAGAAGACGGGCAAGCATGGCCGCGCGCGGGTCACGGGGGGCAAGGGTACGGCCGCCCGCACCGTCGCGACAGTGTCCGCGATGCTATCCTTCGCGGTCCGTCGAAAGCTCATCCCAGCGAACCCCGCCCTTGGCGTTGTCAAGTTCACAGGGGCAAAGGTCGAACGGTTTCTCACCGAGCGCGAACTCGGCGCGCTGATGGATGGCCTGACGGCTCTTGAAGATGCTGGCGGGATCAATGCCGAGATGGCGGGGGCCATTCGCCTGCTGGCCCTCACGGCCTGCCGCAAGAGCGAAATCACAGGCCTGCGGTGGGATTGGATCGATTTCGACGCCGGATGCCTCCGGCTTCCCGACTCAAAGACTGGCGCGAAGGTGGTGCCGCTTGCCTCGGCAGCGCTGGAACTTCTTCACGAACTCGATTCACCGGATAGAACCTCGCCCTTCGTCTTGCCTTCGACGAAGACAGAGGGCCACATCGTCGGCTTGCAAAAGGCTTGGGTGGCGGTCAAGGAACACGCCACGGCTATGGCGCGGGACGCCGCCATCGCGTCGGGCAAGCCCGCAGGTCGCGCGCCGAACTTCACGGGCCTTCGCCTTCACGACTTGAGGCACTCATTCGCGAGTATAGCAGTTTCAAACGGCGTGCCGCTGTTTGTCGTGGGGAAGGTACTCGGGCACAAGCAGGCAAGCACGACGGAAATTTACGCGCACCTTCACGATGATCCATTGCGGACGGCCACAAACAGCACCGGGGCGCGGATCGCGGGCATGATGCGGCCTAGGCGGGCCAGAACTGCGGAGGAGCCGGCGTGA
- a CDS encoding DUF4231 domain-containing protein has translation MNNVTSKELEFPALYDTASDLSAESQSYYLNLIRGEYVLLLVSAFLSMDFSDKPIYFAFYAFIFVLSLGISIVRNWRKPEQDWYKGRALAESIKTSCWRYCMRAEPFGDADKLSIRRSEFRNHLLAILEANRHIGERLPPDTAANDQITVSMEETRALDLSSRKAFYEEHRIRNQRTWYARKASRNKRASRIWVFASVIAYLFAIGLTIGRIVYPEFKLWPIEPVIVIASSIIGWTQVKKFNELASSYTLTAHEIGIIQGRVKEISTEPEFSTFINEAEQAFSREHTQWVARQQSA, from the coding sequence ATGAATAACGTAACTTCTAAGGAATTAGAATTTCCTGCTCTATACGACACAGCAAGTGACTTATCTGCGGAGTCGCAATCCTATTACCTCAATCTCATCAGGGGTGAATATGTCCTTCTGCTTGTGTCTGCTTTTCTATCAATGGATTTTAGTGATAAGCCAATATATTTCGCGTTCTACGCCTTCATTTTTGTACTGTCGCTGGGAATATCAATCGTTAGAAATTGGCGAAAGCCTGAGCAGGACTGGTACAAGGGTAGAGCCTTGGCAGAGTCCATCAAGACATCTTGTTGGAGGTATTGTATGCGCGCGGAGCCATTCGGCGACGCTGACAAGCTCTCGATCCGCCGTTCCGAGTTCCGGAACCATCTACTCGCCATTCTTGAGGCGAACCGGCATATTGGTGAGCGTCTACCACCAGACACCGCAGCAAATGACCAAATAACAGTTAGCATGGAGGAAACGAGAGCACTCGACCTAAGTAGCAGAAAAGCCTTCTACGAGGAACATAGAATCCGGAATCAAAGGACGTGGTATGCTCGAAAAGCCAGCCGCAACAAGCGGGCTAGCCGAATTTGGGTCTTCGCCTCAGTTATTGCATATCTCTTTGCTATCGGGTTGACAATCGGGCGAATTGTTTATCCGGAGTTCAAGCTATGGCCGATTGAACCTGTCATTGTGATTGCGTCATCCATAATTGGCTGGACGCAGGTAAAAAAGTTCAACGAACTAGCGTCGAGCTACACTCTTACTGCTCATGAAATCGGGATAATTCAAGGAAGGGTCAAAGAAATCTCCACCGAGCCGGAATTCTCAACTTTCATAAATGAAGCGGAACAGGCGTTCTCACGTGAACACACGCAGTGGGTCGCTAGACAACAATCGGCTTAG